Within Acidobacteriota bacterium, the genomic segment CCTGGCCCGGCATCATCACGGCCCGGCTGGTGGAGCCGGGAGACATGGCCCATCCGGGGCGTCCTCTGCTGCGGTTGGCGGACGCCCTCAGCTTCGAAGCGCTGGCATCGCTGGGCGAGTCCTCGCTGGGCGCCGTCAGCCTGGGGCAAGAGGTGGACGTCGAGATCGAGGCGCTCGGTCTGACCTTGGGGGGCAAAGTCGGCGAAATCGTTCCCCAGGCCGATCCCTCCAGCCGCGCCTTCACCGTCAAAGTCGCCTTGCCTCATCACCGCGGCTTGCGCGACGGACTGTTCGCCCGCGTCCTCTTCTTGTTGCCGCCCCGTGATGCCTTGATTTTGCCGTCCGCTGCGCTGGTCAGGCGCGGCCAGCTTAAGGGCGCCTTTCTGGTGGGGGCGCAGGGCGCTATCGTCTTCCGCCTGGTGGAGACAGGACGCGAGTACGAGCAAGGTTTGGAAGTGCTCTCGGGCCTGGCCTCCGGAGACCGCGTGATCCTGAATCCCGGTCCTGACGTGAGCGAAGGCAAGCGTCTGGCGACGGGATCGTCCTCTGAGGAGTCGTCATGACGCTGCAACTGGCCGGACGCATGGCCCGGGCTTTTGCCGATTCCAAACTGACGCCGCTGATCATCGGCGCTTCCATCCTCTTAGGCGCGGGGGCGGTGCTTTCCCTTCCCCGCGAAGAGGAACCCCAGATCATCGTGCCCATGATCGACATCTTCGTCTCCATGCCGGGAGCCGACGCCAAGGAGGTGGAAGAGCGCGTCACCAGTCCCATGGAACAGCTTCTGTGGGAGATCCCCGGGGTGGAGTACATCTACTCCACCTCCAGTCCCGGCGGGGCGCTGGCCATCGTACGTTTCGAGGTCGGATTCCCCGAAGAGGACGCCATCGTGCGCCTCAACCAGAAGATGTTCGCCAACTTCGACCTCATTCCGCCGGGAGCTTCCCCTCCCCTCATCAAGCCGCGCTCCATCGATGACGTACCCGTGCTGGCCCTGACTCTGGCCAGTTCGCGCTACGACCACTTCACCCTTCGACAGATGGCGGCCCAGTTGCAAGAGCGCATCAAGCAGATCGAGAACGTTTCCGAAATCACGCTGATTGGAGGGAGCCAGCGCGAAGTGAGGGTCGAGCTCGATCCCTCCAAACTGGCCTCCCGCCGGCTTTCAGCGGGCGCCGTGCTGCAGCGCCTGCAAGCCGCCAACAGCCGCGTGGACTCGGGAACTTTGACTTCGGCTGGCCGGGAAGTCCTCATCGAGACGGGCCGATTCTTCGCCGATTCCCAGGAGGTGGCCCGCTGCGTGGTGGCGGTCCACCAGGGACGTCCCGTTTATCTCAGCGACGTGGCGCAGATCGAGGATGGGCCAGCCGAGGCGTCCGACTACGTGCTTCTGGGCTACGGTCCTGCTCGCCGCTTTTCCCACCGGCTGGGAGACGCGGGCCACGCGCCAGGTGAGGGCGCCGCCTCAGCGGGCCTGCTGCCGGCCGTGACCCTCTCCATCGCCAAACGCGCCGGAACCAACGCCACCGACCTGGCTGAAACCGTCCTGCAGCGGGTGGAGGCCCTGCGGGCCACGCTTATCCCTTCGGAAGTCGACATTGTCGTCACCCGCAACTACGGAGAGACGGCCAAGGAGAAGTCCGACGAACTGCTCTTTCACATGGCCATCGCGGTGGTATCGGTATCGTTGCTCATCTGGCTCACGCTAGGATTGCGCGAGTCGGGGACGGTGGCCATCGCCATTCCCGTCACCCTGGCCCTGACCCTGATGGTCTTCCTGCTCTTCGGATACACGCTCAACCGGGTGACCCTTTTCGCCCTCATCTTCTCCATCGGCATCCTGGTCGACGACGCCATCGTGGTGGTGGAGAACATCGTCCGCCACACTCGCCTGCCCGAGAACCGGGGGCGTCCGATCCTCAAGGTGGCGGTGGAAGCGGTGGACGAGGTGGGCAATCCGACCATTCTGGCCACCTTCGCCGTCATCGCCGCCATCTTGCCCATGGCCTTCGTGCGGGGATTGATGGGGCCTTACATGCGTCCCATTCCCGTGGGCGCCTCGGCGGCCATGCTTTTCTCTCTGCTAGTGGCCTTCGTGGTGACTCCCTGGGCCTCTCTGCGCCTGCTGCGGCTGGGCCGTCGGGGCGGCGGCCATGGAGACTCTCACGAGCAGGAGGACTGGAGTACCCGGCTTTACCGCCGCCTGATGGACCCGCTCATCCACCGTCCGCTGCTGCGCTGGGGCTTTCTGGCCGGGAATCTGCTTCTGCTGCTGGCGGTCTGCTCGATGTTCTACTTCAAGGCCGTGCGGGTGAAGATGCTGCCCTTCGACAACAAGAGCGAGTTTCAGGTGGTGATCGACATGCCCGAGGGCACGCCGCTGGAGGAGACAGCGGCTTCGGCCATGGCGGTGGGCGAGTACCTGTCCGGCGTCCCCGAGGTGACCGACTACCAGATCTACGTGGGCGAGTCCTCTCCCTACAACTTCAACGGACTGGTGCGCCACTACTTCCTGCGCAATCAGCCTCATCAGGCCGACTTGCAGGTCAACCTGGCGCCTCGCGACCAGCGTTCGGCGCAAAGTCACGACATCGCCAAGCGGTTGCGCGAAGGCATCGTTTCGGCGGCCTCTCCGCAAGCCTCGGTGAAAGTGGCCGAAGTGCCTCCGGGGCCACCCGTGCTGGCCACGCTGGTGACCGAGGTCTACGGACCCGACTACGCCCGCCAGATCGAGCTGGCGCGGCGCATCGAGGAGATCTTCAGGCAAGCGCCGGGAGTGGTGGACGTCGACACCACCATCGAGAGTCCGCAGCCTAAGGTCGAATTCAAGGTCGATCAGGAAAAGGCCGCTCTGCACGGCATCTCTCCCCATGACATCGCCAGCACGCTGCGCCTGGCCGTGGACGGCGCCAGCGCCGGACTGCTGCACGATCCGCGCTCCGAAGAGGACGTCCACATCCGCCTGCGGCTTCCCTTGCAGCGGCGCACCCATCCCCAAGAGTTGCTCGACCTGCGCATGGCCGGGCCCTCGGGACTGGTTCCGCTGCGCGAACTGGTGGAGGTGCATGAAACCGTCCGCCAGCCCAGCATCTACCACAAGAACCTGATGCCGGTGGTCTACGTGATGGCCGACATGGCCGGTCAGGAGGAGTCTCCCGTCTATGCCGTTGGGGATCTGGGGGGGCAGATCGCGGGACTGTCCGACTGGGCCGGATACGAGATCGAGCAGTGGGTCACGCGCCAGCCGCCCTCCCAGGACCGGCTGGCGCTCAAGTGGGACGGTGAATGGCACATCACCTACGAGGTCTTCCGCGACATGGGACTGGCCTTCGCCGTAGTGCTGGTGCTCATCTACATCCTGGTCGTGGGATGGTTTCAGTCCCTCAAAACGCCTTTCATCATCATGGCCGCCATCCCCTTCTCGCTGGTCGGCATCCTGCCCGCCCACTGGCTGATGGGCGCCTTCTTCACGGCCACCTCCATGATCGGCTTCATCGCCGGAGCCGGAATCGTGGTGCGCAATTCCATCATCCTGGTCGACTTCATCGAACTCCGCCTCAAGCAGGGGATGCCCGTCGATCAAGCCGTAGTCGACGCCGGGGCCGTCCGCTTCCGCCCCATGATGCTCACTGCCGCCGCCGTCGTGGTAGGCGCCTCAGTCATCCTCTTCGACCCCATCTTCCAGGGCTTGGCCCTCTCCCTCATGGCCGGCGAAGTCGCTTCCCTCCTCCTCTCCCGAATGACCGTCCCCATCCTCTACTTCTTGGGCAACCGCGGCTAAGCGCTCCTTTGCGAAAATACCCGGCATTTGCTCGACCGTATCTTCCCTTGTCCGCCGGCTTCCAAAACCCAAAGATTTTGAGGGATTTGGAGGGGCGAGGGCGTTTCAACAGGCAAAAAGCGCTCTATATCTGGACATCCAGCAGGACCTGTTCCGGCGCCGCGAAAACCTCTTGTTGCATGTGACGGCCCGAATCCACTGGACGCATCACGCGCCGCCAAGACGACCTCTTCAAGCCAGTCCCCTTTGAGCCCGTCAACGCCGCTTTGTTGCCGGAAAGAGCGCTTGCCCTTTAACGCTTGCAAGGAGACGACATGTTCATGAAGGCTTTCTTCCGTCCACTCGGATGGGTCGTTCTGATCACGCTGATCCTTTCCGCCGCCCCTGTCTCTTTTCACACCTCCGCAGCAGCCGGAGGAGAGATTCCCAATCCCATTCTGTATAAAGGCCGGCAGATCGTGTTCGATATTGCGGGGCTGCCTGGAAAAGGAGGTCCCGTCCGGTCTCTGGGCGTCACAGGCCGACTTGAGGACGGCAGCTTCACCCACCTGACTTCTGATGGCGACGCCGAGGGACGGGTAACCGGTGTCCTCTGCACCGACGGCCTGCCTCCCATTGCCGACCTGACCCTGCGCATCGTCACCGCCGCCGGAACCTGGGTCAAGACCGTCACCGCCGTCCGTCAGGCCGACCAGTCAACTTCCAATGCCGTTGCTGAACTTTTGCCGGGCAACCAACAAGTGGAACGCTGCGCCGCCTGCACGGGCTGCGGCGGCGAGTGCCCTGACTACACTTCCAGCAATGAGCCGCAGGAGCACGGAGTCCTTACCAACGACGGCACTGTTGTGACCAGTTTTCCCGTCAGCAGATTTGAAACCCGCAAGTTGGGATTCGACTTCACCCTCCATCACCAGAGCGCCGTCGAATACGACGGGCCCAACGGGCGGTCCTTCTCCAATTCCTACAACATGTACATCGTGCGCACCGGCCCGGAGACGGGCATCATCGTCACGCCCAACCTGCACGTTTACCCGATCACCCGCATCGGTCCCCGCCCCGGCTCCCCGCACATTGAGAGCTGGGAGCCGCCGCAGGG encodes:
- a CDS encoding efflux RND transporter permease subunit; this encodes MTLQLAGRMARAFADSKLTPLIIGASILLGAGAVLSLPREEEPQIIVPMIDIFVSMPGADAKEVEERVTSPMEQLLWEIPGVEYIYSTSSPGGALAIVRFEVGFPEEDAIVRLNQKMFANFDLIPPGASPPLIKPRSIDDVPVLALTLASSRYDHFTLRQMAAQLQERIKQIENVSEITLIGGSQREVRVELDPSKLASRRLSAGAVLQRLQAANSRVDSGTLTSAGREVLIETGRFFADSQEVARCVVAVHQGRPVYLSDVAQIEDGPAEASDYVLLGYGPARRFSHRLGDAGHAPGEGAASAGLLPAVTLSIAKRAGTNATDLAETVLQRVEALRATLIPSEVDIVVTRNYGETAKEKSDELLFHMAIAVVSVSLLIWLTLGLRESGTVAIAIPVTLALTLMVFLLFGYTLNRVTLFALIFSIGILVDDAIVVVENIVRHTRLPENRGRPILKVAVEAVDEVGNPTILATFAVIAAILPMAFVRGLMGPYMRPIPVGASAAMLFSLLVAFVVTPWASLRLLRLGRRGGGHGDSHEQEDWSTRLYRRLMDPLIHRPLLRWGFLAGNLLLLLAVCSMFYFKAVRVKMLPFDNKSEFQVVIDMPEGTPLEETAASAMAVGEYLSGVPEVTDYQIYVGESSPYNFNGLVRHYFLRNQPHQADLQVNLAPRDQRSAQSHDIAKRLREGIVSAASPQASVKVAEVPPGPPVLATLVTEVYGPDYARQIELARRIEEIFRQAPGVVDVDTTIESPQPKVEFKVDQEKAALHGISPHDIASTLRLAVDGASAGLLHDPRSEEDVHIRLRLPLQRRTHPQELLDLRMAGPSGLVPLRELVEVHETVRQPSIYHKNLMPVVYVMADMAGQEESPVYAVGDLGGQIAGLSDWAGYEIEQWVTRQPPSQDRLALKWDGEWHITYEVFRDMGLAFAVVLVLIYILVVGWFQSLKTPFIIMAAIPFSLVGILPAHWLMGAFFTATSMIGFIAGAGIVVRNSIILVDFIELRLKQGMPVDQAVVDAGAVRFRPMMLTAAAVVVGASVILFDPIFQGLALSLMAGEVASLLLSRMTVPILYFLGNRG